One genomic segment of Fusobacterium mortiferum ATCC 9817 includes these proteins:
- a CDS encoding glutaredoxin family protein produces MIKIYGKTNCGRCQSLKNILDEKKVAYEYIEDLKTLMMVASKARIMSAPVVEKEDKIYTMEQFLEVL; encoded by the coding sequence ATGATTAAAATTTATGGAAAAACTAATTGTGGAAGATGTCAAAGTTTAAAAAATATATTAGATGAAAAAAAAGTAGCTTATGAATATATAGAAGATTTAAAAACTCTTATGATGGTAGCAAGCAAAGCTAGAATAATGTCTGCCCCTGTAGTAGAAAAAGAGGATAAAATTTATACTATGGAACAATTTTTAGAGGTTCTATAA
- a CDS encoding KdsC family phosphatase → MIKLIVLDVDGTLTDGRLYMDDKDNCLKAFDVKDGFAIAQWIKLGGLVAIITGKTSEIVRRRKEELGIQELAQGVSNKVVELNKLLVKYSLSLDEVAYIGDDINDLGVMSKVGFSACPKDAVSEVLERVDYIASKNGGRGAVREIFEKLMKENGMWNKVLERYLNEK, encoded by the coding sequence ATGATAAAATTAATAGTATTAGATGTAGATGGAACTTTAACTGATGGTAGATTATATATGGATGATAAAGATAACTGTCTTAAAGCTTTTGATGTAAAAGATGGATTTGCAATAGCTCAGTGGATAAAATTAGGAGGATTAGTTGCTATTATTACTGGAAAAACTTCTGAAATAGTAAGAAGAAGAAAAGAGGAATTAGGTATCCAAGAGTTAGCTCAAGGAGTTAGTAACAAAGTTGTAGAGTTAAATAAACTTCTAGTTAAGTACTCTCTTTCACTAGATGAAGTAGCATACATTGGAGATGATATCAACGATTTAGGAGTAATGAGTAAAGTTGGATTTTCTGCCTGCCCAAAAGATGCAGTTTCTGAAGTCTTAGAAAGAGTTGATTACATAGCTAGCAAAAATGGAGGAAGAGGAGCAGTTAGAGAGATATTTGAAAAACTTATGAAAGAGAATGGTATGTGGAATAAAGTTTTAGAGAGATATCTAAATGAGAAATAG
- the rpsT gene encoding 30S ribosomal protein S20, with translation MAHSRSAKKRVLIAERNRERNQAVKSRVKTMVKKVLAAVEVKEVEAANAALSVAYKELDKAVTKGIIKKNTASRKKARLAAKVNAL, from the coding sequence TTGGCACATTCAAGATCAGCTAAAAAGAGAGTATTAATAGCAGAAAGAAACAGAGAGAGAAATCAAGCAGTAAAATCTAGAGTTAAAACTATGGTTAAAAAAGTTTTAGCAGCTGTAGAGGTTAAAGAAGTAGAGGCAGCTAACGCAGCTTTATCAGTAGCTTACAAAGAGTTAGACAAAGCAGTTACTAAAGGAATCATCAAGAAAAATACAGCATCTAGAAAGAAAGCTAGATTAGCAGCTAAAGTAAACGCACTTTAA